In Candidatus Dependentiae bacterium, a single genomic region encodes these proteins:
- a CDS encoding MerR family transcriptional regulator has translation MRMQKRQFRIGTLAEELGLEKFVIRFWEKEFNIKSSRSVGGQRYYTTNDVTTFKKIKELLYTKKFTIAGAKKALEGGPTKVFASKKTTMDPCDSMHINKKQLLSFRKKLLKLKEYL, from the coding sequence ATGAGAATGCAAAAAAGACAATTTCGCATTGGAACATTAGCAGAAGAATTAGGTTTAGAAAAATTTGTTATCCGTTTTTGGGAAAAAGAATTTAATATAAAAAGTAGCCGTTCAGTTGGTGGCCAACGCTATTATACTACAAATGATGTCACAACATTCAAAAAAATTAAAGAGCTTTTATATACAAAAAAATTCACCATTGCCGGTGCAAAAAAAGCATTAGAAGGCGGACCAACCAAAGTTTTCGCATCAAAAAAAACCACTATGGATCCATGTGACAGCATGCATATAAACAAAAAACAACTGCTATCATTTCGTAAAAAACTATTAAAACTTAAAGAATATCTCTAA
- the murC gene encoding UDP-N-acetylmuramate--L-alanine ligase, with protein MYTKKAHIHFIGIGGIGMSGIAHILRHQGYTISGCDTDTHRKNIESLKNIGCSIYKGNNTQKCNDDSIDILVYSSAISVQNPEIIAAQKRDIPTISRALMLAELMRTKYSIAIAGSHGKTTTTSLVSHILIESQFDPTVIIGGHLINMSSNARIGNGDFLVAEADESDRSFLHLQATLALVTNIDLEHLETYAHLQDVKETYIRFLNNLPFYGKAFVCIDDPNIQSILPLPHIKLIKYGLSEQASVSAKNITLHDNHSTFTVTQDNEPLGPITLHMPGEHNILNCLGAIAICNDIGVPFNAIQKAMLNFKGIERRFWFRGTYQGAEIFDDYAHHPKEVYHTLKVARKRTKNKLTVIFQPHRYSRTHHLWNDFLNVFSDNSIDRLIITDIYAASETPINGVSSKEFVQALQRMNPRLTISYVPYDDQFNQLQHALNGQLEQDDLLLLLGAGKLTYFPTVISS; from the coding sequence ATGTACACAAAAAAAGCTCATATTCATTTTATTGGCATCGGCGGCATTGGCATGAGTGGCATCGCCCATATTTTACGCCATCAAGGATATACAATTTCCGGATGTGATACAGATACACACAGAAAAAATATTGAATCACTCAAAAATATTGGTTGCTCTATTTATAAAGGAAACAATACGCAAAAATGCAACGATGATTCAATTGATATTTTGGTATATTCCTCTGCAATTTCAGTTCAGAATCCTGAAATTATCGCAGCACAAAAAAGGGACATTCCCACAATAAGTCGCGCACTGATGCTCGCAGAGTTGATGCGTACAAAATATAGCATAGCAATAGCAGGTTCACACGGCAAAACAACCACAACCTCTCTGGTGTCGCATATTCTTATTGAATCTCAATTTGATCCCACCGTTATTATTGGCGGTCATTTAATCAATATGAGCAGTAATGCGCGCATAGGTAATGGCGATTTTTTAGTCGCAGAAGCTGATGAAAGCGATCGATCTTTTTTACATTTACAAGCAACATTGGCATTAGTTACCAATATTGACCTAGAGCATCTTGAAACATATGCTCATTTGCAAGACGTAAAAGAAACTTATATACGCTTTTTAAATAATCTACCATTTTATGGCAAAGCATTTGTCTGCATTGACGATCCAAACATACAATCAATTTTGCCACTTCCCCATATTAAACTGATTAAATATGGCTTAAGTGAGCAAGCATCAGTATCAGCTAAAAATATTACATTGCATGATAATCACTCAACATTTACTGTTACACAAGATAATGAACCTCTTGGTCCGATTACCTTACATATGCCAGGAGAACATAATATCCTGAACTGTTTAGGTGCAATAGCCATCTGTAATGATATTGGCGTTCCATTTAATGCAATTCAAAAAGCAATGCTCAATTTTAAAGGCATTGAGCGTAGATTTTGGTTTCGCGGTACTTATCAAGGAGCAGAGATCTTTGATGACTATGCTCATCACCCAAAAGAAGTATATCACACGCTTAAAGTTGCACGAAAACGCACCAAAAATAAACTAACCGTTATTTTTCAACCACATCGCTACTCACGCACCCATCATTTATGGAATGACTTCTTAAACGTATTTTCAGACAACAGCATAGACCGTCTTATTATTACTGACATTTATGCCGCTAGTGAAACACCGATCAATGGAGTCAGCAGTAAGGAATTTGTGCAAGCCTTACAACGCATGAATCCAAGACTTACTATATCTTATGTTCCATATGATGATCAATTTAATCAATTACAACATGCACTTAACGGTCAATTAGAACAAGATGATTTACTGCTTCTTCTCGGTGCAGGAAAATTGACCTACTTTCCTACAGTCATTTCATCTTGA